CCGGCCTGCCCAGCTAACTTGGCAATTTCATTATACAGTTTTAAAACGTATTTACCTTCATCACTTGGCTTCATCGGAGCCCGATAATCAGCGTTAGATCCTGTTAATGAAAGGTTTGTTTCAAACTGATAATGACGAGACATTTCTTTTTGGCCATTTACCAAAGAACGGTTTTTAACCCATTGTTTAGTAAATGTGGTTGGTGTTAGCCAAGTTCCCAAAAAGTCTGCATTAAATCCGACTATAATTTTAGCCTTATCAAAGCGATAGTGAGGTAATACTGCCTTATCAAAGCATTGTTGGTTAGCTTCTAAAATAGCAGAAGAAGAATATGAGTCGTAAGTAATATGACGAACTTTAAACTTTTCTGCAAAAGTCTGTATTAATGAGCGAGTTGAGGGGCTTAAAATAGAATGACTCAGTAATACTATCTTTCCTGATAGTTCGCCGAGTTTTGTTTTTATTTGGTTATCAACATCTTCCCATTTTGTTTCTGTTTTATTGGCTATTGGGCCTTTTAATCGTGCATTATCATATAAGCTCAACACGGAGGCGTGTGCGCGTGTACTTACGCCGCCCTCAGAGATAGGGGAAGTTGAGTTTCCTTCAATTTTGATTGGGCGGCCTTCACGGGTTTTTACTAAAATACTGTTATATTCTGATCCGTCATAAAATGTTGAAGCATAGTAATTTGGGACACCCGGCATCAGATCATTGGGCTTTACGATGTAGGGTAAAGCGTATCTAACTGGGGTTTTTTCACAAGCGGCCAAGGTAGCTGCGGTGATACCAAATCCCAAATATTTTAGAAAATCCCGCCGATTGCTGTTTAGACCTAATGAGGAGTCATCAAAGATCTCCTCAACGGGGATATCTTTATTATTTTCCGGCTGATTTTCTGTAGAAGGGTTAATAACTCCCTCTAAATCAGTAAAATCCGTAAAACAAATTTTATTATTTTTATCTTCCATGGAGATTTAATTATGAGTTAATTTTTTACGAAAAGTCAATATTTCTTAATAGTGGCAACGGGCACAGTCTATTCCTCCGAGTTTTGCTACTGTAATTTTTTCTTCTTTTCCGATTTTACCTTTTTGGAGTTCATCATGAACTTTCAGGTAATAATCATTTTTAGCTACATCTACTTCGGTTTCTCTATGGCAATTTATACACCAGCCCATTGTGAGCGGGGCATATTGATAAACAACTTCCATTTCTTGAACCTGACCGTGGCAAGTTTGGCACTCTAATTTGCCGCCTTTAACGTGCATTGAGTGATTAAAAGAAACGAAGTCTGGTAGGTTGTGTACCCGTACCCACTTTATTGGTTGGCCTGTTTCTTTAGCTTTATATAGTTTTTGGATTTCCGGCTTGTCGCTGGCTGTATAGATGTGGCAATTCATACAGATATTTACAGAGGGAATTGTAGCGTTTTTGCTTTTTTCTACCCCTACGTGGCAATAGTTACAGCTGATCTGATACTGCCCTGCATGTAGTTTGTGTGAATATGCTATAGGCTGCGTAGGTTGGTAGTATTGTTTTACGCCAACGGCGCGGGCTTTTTCTACTACAAAACCTCCAACTACACATAAGATAACGAACCCAAATCCGGCTATTACGAATGGATTTTTCAACATAGCCATCAATGATTCTTTGTAGGTATAAGGTTGCTGGGTAGTTTTTTCGCGCATTCCCTTTTGCAGGGCTGCAGCAATTAATAGTATTAAGAACAACCCGAAAGCGGTTATTATTGATACAGGGAATAATATAGAACCTGGCGGGGTGAATTTGTGCTGTCCTGTAGCAGTAGTCTGCTGGGCTGCGGTAGTTTTTCCGGCAGATGTATCTTTGGATGCCGTGGCTCCGGCTTTTAACTTGGCTTCTTCATCCTTAACATAGGTAAATATTGCCTTAATGTCATCGTCAGAAAGAGTTGTAAAAGGAGTCATTGGGATTTTATTATACTCCTCAAAAAGTTTTACGGCATAGGCATCTCCAGATTTAACTAAATCTTGGGAGTTTTTTACCCATTTAATTAACCAATCCATCTGTCGCCGTTCCTCGATTCCTTGCAGAGCAGGCCCTACTAATTTTTTATCTACCGCATGACAAGCGGAACAATTTGCCTTAAACAATTGTTCTCCATTTGGCTGCGCGTAGGCAGAAAGCCCAAAAAATAGCAGCATAAAGAGAAAACTCAACACTTTATACAGCCCT
The Bacteroidia bacterium DNA segment above includes these coding regions:
- a CDS encoding c-type cytochrome: MDKNCLKIFESENYKDNFFEELSPSRNVGLYKVLSFLFMLLFFGLSAYAQPNGEQLFKANCSACHAVDKKLVGPALQGIEERRQMDWLIKWVKNSQDLVKSGDAYAVKLFEEYNKIPMTPFTTLSDDDIKAIFTYVKDEEAKLKAGATASKDTSAGKTTAAQQTTATGQHKFTPPGSILFPVSIITAFGLFLILLIAAALQKGMREKTTQQPYTYKESLMAMLKNPFVIAGFGFVILCVVGGFVVEKARAVGVKQYYQPTQPIAYSHKLHAGQYQISCNYCHVGVEKSKNATIPSVNICMNCHIYTASDKPEIQKLYKAKETGQPIKWVRVHNLPDFVSFNHSMHVKGGKLECQTCHGQVQEMEVVYQYAPLTMGWCINCHRETEVDVAKNDYYLKVHDELQKGKIGKEEKITVAKLGGIDCARCHY